One Mycolicibacterium crocinum DNA window includes the following coding sequences:
- a CDS encoding heme-binding protein, with protein MKFSGIASSKRVAAVGTGLLMGGMAVATMAAPMASAAPDCSSAGVANTVSSVTGSANQYLDGHPGAKQVLTAAYGQPRPQAEANVRGYFTANPGEYYDLRGILAPIGDTQRACNVTVLPPNLASAYDAFMAG; from the coding sequence ATGAAGTTCAGCGGTATCGCGTCGAGTAAGAGGGTCGCGGCCGTGGGTACCGGTTTGCTCATGGGGGGCATGGCGGTGGCCACGATGGCCGCACCGATGGCCTCGGCGGCACCGGATTGCAGCAGTGCCGGAGTTGCCAACACCGTCAGTTCGGTGACCGGTTCGGCCAACCAGTACCTGGACGGCCACCCCGGCGCCAAGCAGGTGTTGACGGCGGCCTATGGCCAGCCTCGCCCGCAGGCCGAGGCCAACGTGCGTGGCTACTTCACCGCCAACCCCGGTGAGTACTACGACCTGCGTGGAATCCTGGCCCCGATCGGCGACACCCAGCGGGCGTGCAACGTCACGGTGCTGCCGCCGAATCTGGCATCGGCATATGACGCGTTCATGGCCGGCTGA
- a CDS encoding sigma-70 family RNA polymerase sigma factor has protein sequence MSVLAQSLDDGLDPSRGDFLAQAEPYRRELLAHCYRMTGSLHDAEDLVQETFLRAWKSYDRFEGKSSVRTWLHRIATNTSLTALEGRQRRPLPTGLGAPSSNPTDELVERSEVPWLEPLPDDASDPSVIVGSRESVRLAFVAALQHLSPRQRAVLLLRDVLQWRAAEVAEAIDTSVAAVNSLLQRARAQLEAVGPSQDDELTPPDSDEAREQLARYIQAFEDYDIDRLVEMFTAEAIWEMPPFDGWYQGGPNIGALIHQNCPANHAGDMRLLPLTANGQPAAAMYMRLPDTGGRHVPFQLHVLDMRADGISHVVAFLDTTVFAKFGLPEVL, from the coding sequence GTGAGCGTGCTCGCACAGAGTTTGGACGACGGGCTCGACCCGAGCCGGGGCGATTTCCTGGCGCAGGCCGAGCCGTACCGGCGCGAACTGTTGGCGCACTGTTACCGGATGACCGGCTCGCTGCACGACGCCGAAGACCTGGTTCAGGAGACCTTCCTGCGGGCGTGGAAGTCCTATGACCGCTTCGAGGGCAAGTCCTCGGTGCGTACCTGGCTGCATCGCATCGCCACCAACACGTCGCTGACCGCCCTGGAGGGAAGACAGCGCCGGCCACTGCCGACCGGACTCGGCGCGCCCAGTTCGAATCCGACCGACGAGCTCGTCGAACGCAGCGAGGTGCCCTGGCTGGAGCCACTGCCCGACGACGCATCGGATCCGTCGGTGATCGTCGGGTCACGCGAGTCAGTTCGGTTGGCTTTCGTTGCGGCACTGCAACATCTGTCGCCGCGGCAGCGGGCTGTTCTCCTGCTTCGGGATGTGCTGCAGTGGCGGGCCGCCGAGGTGGCCGAGGCCATCGACACGTCCGTGGCGGCCGTCAACAGCCTGCTGCAGCGGGCCCGGGCCCAACTCGAGGCGGTCGGCCCCAGCCAGGACGACGAACTCACACCGCCGGACTCTGACGAGGCACGCGAACAGCTGGCCCGTTACATCCAGGCTTTCGAGGACTACGACATCGACCGGTTGGTGGAAATGTTCACCGCTGAGGCGATTTGGGAGATGCCGCCATTCGACGGCTGGTATCAGGGTGGCCCGAACATCGGTGCGCTCATCCACCAGAACTGCCCGGCCAATCACGCCGGCGATATGCGGCTACTGCCGCTGACCGCCAACGGCCAGCCGGCCGCGGCGATGTACATGCGCCTGCCCGATACCGGCGGTCGTCATGTTCCGTTCCAGCTGCACGTTCTGGATATGCGCGCCGACGGCATCTCGCACGTGGTGGCCTTCCTGGACACCACGGTGTTCGCGAAATTCGGCCTGCCCGAAGTGCTTTAA
- a CDS encoding nitroreductase family deazaflavin-dependent oxidoreductase: MTANFNEMNQKVIDEFRANGGKAGGMFEGKPLVLVHHVGAKSGTERITPLVPYLEDGRIFIFASKAGADTNPDWFHNLVAHPETTVELGTETFGVTARVLDGAERDEIYAKQVAAQPQFGDYQKSTSRIIPVVELQRS, from the coding sequence ATGACAGCCAACTTCAACGAGATGAACCAGAAGGTCATCGACGAGTTCCGAGCCAACGGCGGCAAGGCGGGCGGCATGTTCGAGGGCAAGCCGCTGGTATTGGTCCATCACGTCGGCGCAAAGTCGGGAACCGAACGGATCACGCCGCTCGTGCCGTACCTCGAAGACGGTCGGATCTTCATCTTCGCGAGCAAGGCCGGCGCGGACACCAACCCGGACTGGTTCCACAACCTCGTTGCCCACCCGGAGACCACCGTCGAGTTGGGGACCGAGACGTTCGGTGTCACCGCCCGGGTGCTGGACGGAGCCGAACGCGACGAGATCTACGCCAAACAGGTCGCCGCGCAACCGCAGTTCGGGGATTACCAGAAGAGCACGTCGCGGATCATCCCGGTGGTGGAGCTGCAGCGGTCCTGA
- a CDS encoding L-lactate dehydrogenase, which produces MSEHRNRKVAIIGAGSVGTAIAYACLIRGSAGVLALYDTNPKKVRAEVLDLNHGSQFVPHCTVTGSDQIDITAGSAVVVVTAGAKQHPGQSRLDLAATNVAMAQQLTPQLLELSPHAVIVFVTNPVDVVTYAAAQSVDAPSGRIFGSGTVLDSSRFRYLIAQRAELAVGNVHGFIVGEHGDSEISLWSSVSIGGVPAAHFRRDGMLVFDEAAQAGISAAVVNAAYEIIEGKGATNLAIGLSTARIIEAVLGDQHRVLPISTVQHGAYEIADVALSLPTVVSAGGAGEVLEVPLAVPELLGLQASAKTLRQAQHPLGL; this is translated from the coding sequence GTGTCCGAACACCGGAACCGCAAAGTAGCCATCATCGGGGCCGGCAGCGTCGGCACCGCGATCGCCTACGCCTGCCTGATCCGCGGATCGGCAGGCGTTTTGGCGCTCTACGACACCAATCCGAAGAAAGTGCGGGCCGAGGTCCTCGACCTCAATCACGGCAGTCAGTTCGTGCCGCACTGCACCGTGACCGGATCCGACCAGATCGACATCACCGCCGGGTCGGCGGTCGTGGTGGTCACCGCCGGGGCCAAACAGCATCCTGGCCAGAGCCGGCTGGACCTGGCGGCCACGAATGTGGCCATGGCACAACAGCTCACGCCGCAGCTTCTCGAGTTGTCCCCGCACGCGGTGATCGTGTTCGTCACCAACCCCGTCGACGTTGTCACCTACGCCGCCGCCCAGTCTGTCGACGCACCATCCGGGCGCATCTTCGGATCGGGAACGGTGTTGGACAGCAGCCGTTTTCGCTATCTCATCGCCCAGCGCGCCGAGCTCGCCGTCGGCAATGTGCACGGATTCATCGTGGGTGAGCACGGCGACTCGGAGATATCGCTGTGGTCGAGCGTCTCGATAGGCGGTGTGCCGGCGGCACACTTCCGCCGTGACGGGATGCTCGTTTTCGACGAGGCCGCCCAGGCCGGGATCTCCGCCGCGGTGGTCAACGCCGCCTACGAGATCATCGAGGGCAAAGGTGCGACGAACCTGGCGATCGGCCTGTCCACCGCACGGATCATCGAGGCGGTGCTCGGTGACCAGCATCGGGTGCTGCCTATCTCCACGGTCCAACACGGCGCGTATGAAATCGCCGATGTGGCACTGTCTTTGCCGACCGTCGTGTCGGCCGGTGGCGCCGGTGAGGTGCTTGAGGTTCCCCTCGCGGTGCCCGAGCTTCTCGGCTTGCAGGCGTCGGCGAAAACCTTGCGACAAGCCCAGCATCCATTGGGGCTCTAG
- a CDS encoding phosphodiester glycosidase family protein codes for MAAVSCLTLAATTGMPVASADGRAQLAQAIATTRGSYLVYNFGSGFPAPMLNAGGNWYELTNGGHLMIIKSASTRLTPRLLVDSHSGYQSRCERTPGTRTREGLVQASETYPPLQAWQALGQPTIAINANFFDVRGQQAGSWKSTGCSSPLGAYVDNTQGQGRANAAVTGTIAYAGKQALSGGDEVWTALTTMILPVAGAPFVVTPKSKDDYDAATPVIQGLLDKGTRFVAVSGLGLLAPGDSGQMNDGGPSAARTALAYARDKDEMYVFQGGSYTPDQIQDLFRGLGSDTAILLDGGGSSAIVLRRDTGGMWAGAGVPKGSCDTMAVLCDSRERALPAWLGFN; via the coding sequence ATGGCCGCGGTGAGCTGCCTGACGCTTGCGGCCACCACCGGCATGCCCGTCGCGTCCGCGGACGGACGAGCCCAACTGGCGCAGGCGATCGCCACCACGCGCGGCAGCTACCTGGTCTACAACTTCGGAAGCGGCTTTCCCGCACCGATGCTGAACGCCGGCGGCAACTGGTACGAGCTGACCAACGGTGGCCACCTGATGATCATCAAGTCCGCCTCCACCCGGTTGACCCCCCGCCTGCTGGTCGACAGCCACAGCGGCTATCAGTCGCGGTGTGAACGCACGCCGGGCACCCGCACCCGCGAGGGCCTGGTGCAGGCGTCGGAGACCTATCCCCCGCTGCAGGCCTGGCAAGCGCTCGGGCAGCCGACGATCGCGATCAACGCCAACTTCTTCGATGTCCGTGGGCAGCAGGCTGGTTCGTGGAAGTCCACCGGCTGCAGTTCACCGCTGGGCGCCTACGTCGACAACACGCAGGGCCAGGGCCGGGCCAACGCCGCGGTGACCGGAACCATCGCCTACGCAGGCAAACAGGCACTGTCCGGCGGCGACGAGGTGTGGACCGCACTGACCACGATGATCCTGCCCGTCGCCGGTGCACCGTTCGTCGTGACACCCAAGTCCAAGGACGACTACGACGCCGCGACCCCGGTGATTCAGGGTCTCCTCGACAAGGGCACCCGCTTCGTCGCGGTCAGCGGGCTGGGACTGCTGGCGCCGGGCGACAGCGGACAGATGAACGACGGCGGACCCAGCGCGGCCCGCACCGCCCTGGCCTACGCCCGGGACAAGGACGAGATGTACGTCTTCCAGGGCGGCAGCTACACCCCGGATCAGATCCAGGATCTGTTCCGTGGCTTGGGCAGTGACACCGCGATCCTGCTCGACGGTGGAGGCTCGTCGGCGATCGTGCTTCGCCGCGACACCGGCGGCATGTGGGCGGGCGCCGGGGTGCCGAAGGGCTCGTGCGACACGATGGCTGTGCTGTGCGATTCGCGTGAGCGTGCGCTGCCTGCCTGGCTCGGATTCAACTGA
- a CDS encoding GlsB/YeaQ/YmgE family stress response membrane protein encodes MIGTIIGAIVVGLIVGALARLVMPGKQNIGVIMTILLGAVGSFLGSWISYQVGYSNSNGGFAIIPFLVGIVVAAVLIAIYVAITGRSNRVHH; translated from the coding sequence ATGATCGGAACGATTATCGGCGCCATCGTCGTCGGCCTGATTGTCGGCGCGCTGGCGCGACTGGTTATGCCCGGTAAGCAGAACATCGGCGTCATCATGACGATCCTGCTCGGTGCGGTCGGGTCCTTCCTGGGATCGTGGATCTCCTACCAGGTCGGCTACTCAAACTCCAACGGCGGCTTCGCGATCATCCCCTTCTTGGTCGGCATCGTCGTCGCTGCAGTGCTGATCGCGATCTACGTTGCGATCACCGGACGCAGCAACCGAGTTCACCACTAG
- a CDS encoding fructosamine kinase family protein, producing the protein MAEFVKQNPSAPAGFFDCEAAGLEWLASVPGGAACARVLRYDDTSLTLERLRPVPPSAEAATEFGRRLAITHGAGAAGFGAAPDGWRGDGFFGPLDHPLPMSLTAHAGWGSFYADERLAPMLKLATGIDPTGREVICDVITRCRRGDFDDADTPSRLHGDLWSGNVMWTEAGAVLIDPAAHGGHRETDLAMLALFGCPHLERVYDGYQDVHPLRAGWRDRIALHQLYPLLAHVALFGRGYVAQTVRAARAALELS; encoded by the coding sequence ATGGCCGAGTTCGTCAAACAGAATCCTTCCGCACCGGCGGGCTTCTTCGATTGCGAGGCAGCAGGTTTGGAATGGCTGGCGAGCGTGCCGGGCGGCGCCGCGTGCGCCCGGGTGCTGCGCTACGACGACACGAGCCTGACGTTGGAGAGGCTGCGGCCCGTACCGCCGAGCGCCGAGGCGGCGACGGAGTTCGGCCGGCGGCTGGCAATCACGCACGGCGCAGGTGCAGCCGGCTTCGGCGCCGCACCCGACGGTTGGCGCGGTGACGGTTTCTTCGGTCCACTGGACCATCCTCTGCCGATGAGCCTCACCGCTCACGCCGGCTGGGGCTCGTTCTATGCCGACGAGCGACTGGCGCCGATGCTGAAACTCGCGACCGGCATCGACCCCACCGGACGCGAGGTGATTTGCGACGTCATAACCCGTTGTCGCCGAGGTGATTTCGACGATGCAGACACCCCGTCCCGACTCCACGGTGACCTGTGGAGCGGGAACGTGATGTGGACCGAAGCCGGGGCCGTTCTCATCGACCCGGCCGCGCACGGTGGCCACCGTGAGACCGACTTGGCGATGCTGGCGTTGTTCGGCTGTCCGCACCTGGAGCGCGTTTACGACGGCTACCAGGATGTGCATCCGCTTCGTGCGGGCTGGCGCGACCGCATTGCCCTGCACCAGCTCTACCCGCTGCTGGCGCATGTGGCGCTGTTCGGCCGCGGCTATGTCGCCCAGACCGTGCGCGCCGCGCGGGCGGCGCTGGAACTCAGTTGA
- a CDS encoding alpha/beta hydrolase: MVTTRTERTFDGVGGVRIVYDVWTPDTEPRGVVVLSHGLGEHARRYDHVAERFGEAGLITYALDHRGHGRSGGKRVRVKSIGEYTGDFGTLVGIATREHPGLKRIVLGHSMGGGIVFAYGVDHQNDFDLVVLSGPAVAAQTGVSRGKLLLGKAVGSLLPDLPVEELDSNAISRDPAVVAAYNADPLVWHGKIPAGIAKALVTVGETMPQSARQLTKPLLVVHGAEDALVPAAGSQLLVDCVGSSDVHLKVYPGLYHEVFNEPERDRVLDDVTAWIEARL, from the coding sequence ATGGTCACAACACGTACCGAGCGGACCTTCGACGGAGTCGGTGGCGTCCGCATCGTCTACGACGTGTGGACACCGGACACCGAGCCGCGCGGCGTCGTCGTGCTCTCGCACGGCCTCGGCGAGCACGCCCGCCGCTACGACCATGTCGCCGAGCGGTTCGGCGAGGCCGGTCTGATCACCTACGCGCTCGACCACCGCGGCCACGGCCGGTCCGGCGGCAAGCGGGTGCGCGTCAAGTCGATCGGGGAGTACACCGGCGACTTCGGCACACTCGTCGGCATCGCCACCCGCGAGCACCCGGGCCTGAAGCGAATCGTGCTCGGCCACAGCATGGGTGGCGGCATCGTGTTCGCCTACGGCGTCGACCACCAGAATGACTTCGACCTGGTGGTGCTGTCCGGCCCGGCCGTCGCGGCCCAGACGGGGGTCTCGCGGGGCAAGCTGCTCCTGGGCAAGGCGGTCGGCTCGCTGCTACCGGACCTGCCCGTCGAGGAACTCGACTCGAACGCCATCTCCCGCGACCCCGCGGTCGTCGCCGCCTACAACGCCGACCCGCTGGTGTGGCACGGCAAGATCCCTGCCGGCATCGCCAAGGCGCTGGTCACAGTCGGCGAGACCATGCCGCAGAGCGCACGCCAGCTCACCAAACCGCTGCTGGTGGTGCATGGCGCCGAGGACGCACTGGTGCCCGCCGCCGGCAGCCAACTGCTCGTCGACTGCGTCGGTTCGTCCGACGTGCACCTCAAGGTGTATCCGGGCCTGTACCACGAGGTGTTCAACGAGCCCGAGCGCGACCGGGTGCTCGACGACGTCACCGCGTGGATCGAGGCCAGGCTGTGA
- a CDS encoding MarR family winged helix-turn-helix transcriptional regulator, with the protein MAQRWLTDDQQRIWRNYLALSSRLQAAMNRQLQARCGLSLADYEVLVVLSERGPIRVLELAAALGWEQSRVSHQLTRMRGRGLLERQGSEHDRRGATVEITGAGSEALRTAAPDHVALVRSVLFDGMTATQLRAFDAVLTTALNRLAE; encoded by the coding sequence ATGGCTCAGCGGTGGTTGACCGACGACCAACAGCGGATCTGGCGCAACTACCTCGCGTTGAGCAGTCGCCTGCAGGCCGCGATGAACCGCCAGCTGCAAGCGCGGTGCGGCCTGTCGCTGGCCGATTACGAGGTGCTGGTGGTGCTGTCCGAGCGGGGCCCGATTCGGGTGCTCGAACTGGCCGCCGCGCTGGGCTGGGAGCAGAGCCGGGTGTCGCACCAGCTGACTCGGATGCGCGGACGCGGCCTGCTCGAGCGGCAGGGCAGCGAGCACGATCGACGCGGCGCCACCGTCGAGATCACCGGCGCCGGCAGCGAGGCTCTGCGCACGGCGGCGCCCGATCACGTCGCGCTGGTCCGCTCGGTGCTCTTCGACGGGATGACCGCGACGCAATTGCGGGCCTTCGACGCGGTGCTCACCACAGCCTTGAACCGGCTGGCGGAATAG
- a CDS encoding alpha/beta hydrolase, which yields MRWRFVAVVATALLLVAGCSKTESPNTWVDDEVTFVADGLTIYGTYRHQHGDQQGPAALLISESGRTDRNGDNNVAGPIGNMRQLAEYLSDHGVASLRYDKVGTGKTGLGPYASHPADVGSAVYTSGAKAAVRFLAGEAATDPKRISVYALGEGTVHAMTLADDTSAGAPKVHSLGLLQPLAGRYLDLITNRVRNDVAGAVKSGQKTQAQADKTIADWNAAVAQARTTSTAPATLPDGLSAILNPNNVKAVVESDAIDPLKLAAAIPAGTPVLLTCSDSDGQANCADMKPLTDALDHTSLSLVALKGVNHVLRDDPTDNVGNYSKPAPLSPQLTAALNGFINN from the coding sequence GTGAGATGGCGCTTCGTCGCCGTGGTGGCAACGGCGTTGCTGCTGGTGGCGGGCTGCTCGAAGACCGAATCACCCAACACCTGGGTCGACGACGAGGTGACATTCGTCGCCGACGGGCTGACCATTTACGGCACCTACCGCCACCAGCACGGTGACCAGCAGGGACCCGCGGCGCTGCTGATCTCGGAGAGCGGCCGCACCGACCGCAACGGCGACAACAACGTCGCCGGGCCGATCGGCAACATGCGCCAGCTCGCCGAATACCTGTCCGACCACGGTGTGGCGTCGTTGCGCTACGACAAGGTCGGTACCGGTAAGACCGGCCTCGGTCCGTACGCCAGCCATCCGGCCGATGTGGGCAGCGCCGTCTACACCAGCGGCGCGAAGGCCGCGGTGCGTTTCCTGGCCGGAGAAGCCGCCACCGACCCCAAGCGCATCTCGGTGTACGCCCTCGGCGAAGGCACCGTCCACGCGATGACGCTGGCCGACGACACCTCCGCCGGGGCGCCCAAGGTCCATTCCCTCGGTCTGCTGCAGCCGCTGGCGGGCCGCTACCTCGACCTGATCACCAACCGGGTCCGCAACGACGTGGCCGGCGCGGTCAAGAGCGGTCAGAAAACACAAGCGCAGGCCGACAAGACGATCGCCGACTGGAACGCCGCCGTCGCGCAGGCCCGCACCACATCGACGGCCCCCGCCACGCTGCCCGACGGGCTGAGTGCGATCCTCAACCCGAACAACGTCAAGGCCGTCGTCGAATCCGACGCCATCGACCCGCTGAAGCTGGCCGCCGCCATTCCGGCCGGAACACCGGTGCTGTTGACGTGTTCGGACTCCGACGGCCAGGCCAACTGCGCTGATATGAAGCCGCTCACCGACGCGCTGGATCACACGTCGCTGTCGTTGGTCGCGCTCAAGGGGGTCAACCACGTGCTGCGCGACGACCCGACCGACAACGTCGGCAACTACTCCAAGCCGGCGCCGCTGTCGCCGCAGCTGACGGCGGCGCTGAACGGGTTCATCAACAATTGA
- a CDS encoding PQQ-dependent sugar dehydrogenase: MPGWRARACGAAVAVLTAACGHPAPPAPPASAPTGLVPVTVAVPAGLDSAPFDTPRRALVPPDWTMSVWARVPKARLAVWAPDGALLVSVPAAGQVLRLLPGEPGPQRSVLLDGLDQPHGLAFDDDTLYVAESDEIDAFDYRGAAADGRRVVAGGLPDARSPELGGAYAHALKSVTVDRGGAVYFSIGSTGNITAEDRTAQPPRATIMRIPPEGGPPSPFATGVRNGTGLAVAPDGSVWTAVNNRDQIADPRPGPSYADVTDYVNDNPPESLARLTPGRELGWPYCNPDTDGQPGFTRDVQTNADGSKLDCAALPPVEQTLGAHSAPLGLSFTDGLLPPPYTSGALAGVHGSWNRTPARAPEVSFFAWDNGTLGPQQTLVGGFQDQDGSRWGRPVAAVAGPDGAVYITDDYAGAVYRLAPPGR, from the coding sequence ATGCCGGGTTGGCGGGCTAGGGCCTGCGGCGCCGCTGTCGCGGTGCTGACGGCGGCGTGTGGGCATCCCGCGCCGCCGGCTCCCCCGGCATCGGCGCCTACCGGGTTGGTGCCGGTCACCGTCGCGGTCCCAGCCGGACTCGACAGCGCGCCGTTCGACACACCGCGCCGGGCCCTCGTGCCGCCGGACTGGACGATGTCGGTGTGGGCCCGAGTCCCCAAAGCCCGGCTGGCGGTGTGGGCACCGGACGGAGCGCTACTGGTCTCTGTGCCCGCCGCGGGACAGGTACTCCGGCTGCTGCCCGGCGAACCTGGACCGCAACGCTCGGTGCTGCTCGACGGGCTGGATCAACCGCATGGCCTCGCCTTCGACGACGACACGTTGTATGTCGCCGAGAGCGACGAGATCGACGCGTTCGACTATCGCGGAGCGGCGGCTGATGGCCGCCGTGTGGTCGCGGGCGGCCTGCCCGACGCACGCAGTCCGGAACTCGGGGGCGCGTATGCCCACGCCCTCAAGAGCGTGACGGTGGACCGGGGCGGCGCCGTGTACTTCTCGATCGGCTCCACCGGCAACATCACCGCCGAGGACCGGACGGCACAACCGCCCCGCGCCACGATCATGCGGATACCGCCCGAGGGCGGTCCGCCGAGCCCCTTCGCCACCGGTGTCCGCAACGGCACCGGACTGGCCGTCGCACCCGACGGTTCGGTGTGGACGGCGGTCAACAATCGGGACCAGATCGCCGATCCACGGCCCGGGCCGTCGTACGCGGACGTGACCGACTACGTCAACGACAACCCGCCGGAGTCACTCGCGCGGCTGACGCCGGGTCGCGAACTCGGTTGGCCCTATTGCAATCCCGACACCGACGGCCAGCCTGGGTTCACCCGGGATGTCCAGACCAACGCCGACGGCAGCAAGCTCGACTGTGCGGCACTCCCGCCGGTCGAGCAGACGCTCGGCGCGCATTCGGCGCCCCTCGGCTTGAGTTTCACCGACGGGCTACTGCCCCCGCCATACACCTCCGGCGCTCTGGCCGGGGTGCACGGCTCGTGGAACCGCACCCCGGCCAGAGCGCCGGAGGTTTCGTTCTTCGCTTGGGACAACGGCACTTTGGGCCCGCAGCAGACCTTGGTCGGGGGCTTTCAGGACCAAGATGGTTCGCGCTGGGGGCGACCGGTGGCCGCGGTAGCGGGCCCGGACGGCGCGGTGTACATCACCGACGACTATGCCGGTGCGGTGTATCGCCTTGCGCCGCCGGGCCGCTGA
- a CDS encoding ferritin-like domain-containing protein: MTEPDTTTLLAQLRAILDLTNTEVQIAETRVAQARTDAVRTELTQNAANGRERAEAIENAIRDLGGFPDVIGPFFGRAAAAVKALTEQAQPFDEALLGDLALEGQLLDRARYVKALAVAARQPEIESLANRLITAHSATVDWLTTVLAEDALGGPAALRRTPLQILTGLTVRVANWPVISSVRGIDRALEALRNTRPAVDQLVNRSAHAGEVAVKAAAGARDAALETAEKVARREGADGAADAIHSLRSSTGILTSEELPIAGYDELNLNEAVAAVKELDDPADIRAIIAYEEASKNRQRLVSAAQTRVAAIAQEIVGID, translated from the coding sequence ATGACTGAACCGGATACCACTACTCTGCTCGCCCAGCTGCGAGCGATCCTCGACCTGACCAACACCGAAGTCCAAATCGCCGAGACCAGGGTGGCCCAGGCACGCACCGATGCGGTGCGCACCGAACTCACCCAGAACGCGGCCAACGGCCGTGAGCGTGCTGAGGCCATCGAGAACGCGATCCGCGACCTCGGCGGTTTCCCGGACGTGATCGGCCCGTTCTTCGGGCGCGCTGCCGCGGCCGTCAAGGCGCTCACCGAGCAGGCGCAGCCGTTCGACGAGGCGCTGCTGGGTGACCTTGCGCTCGAGGGTCAGCTGCTTGACCGCGCCCGGTACGTCAAGGCGCTGGCCGTGGCTGCTCGGCAGCCCGAGATCGAGTCCCTGGCGAACCGCCTGATCACGGCGCACTCGGCGACCGTCGACTGGCTGACCACCGTCCTGGCCGAAGACGCACTCGGTGGACCGGCCGCTCTGCGGCGCACGCCGCTGCAGATCCTGACCGGGCTGACCGTTCGCGTGGCCAACTGGCCGGTGATCTCCTCGGTCCGCGGAATCGACCGCGCCCTGGAGGCCCTGCGCAACACGCGGCCTGCCGTGGACCAGCTGGTCAACCGCAGTGCCCACGCCGGTGAGGTGGCCGTCAAGGCGGCAGCCGGAGCACGCGACGCGGCGCTGGAGACCGCCGAGAAGGTGGCTCGTCGCGAGGGCGCCGACGGCGCCGCCGACGCCATCCACTCGCTGCGCAGCTCCACCGGCATCCTGACGTCGGAGGAACTGCCCATCGCCGGCTACGACGAGCTGAACCTCAACGAGGCCGTCGCGGCGGTGAAGGAGCTCGACGATCCGGCCGACATCCGGGCGATCATCGCCTACGAAGAGGCGAGCAAGAATCGCCAGCGGCTGGTGTCGGCTGCTCAGACCCGAGTAGCCGCCATCGCGCAGGAGATCGTCGGCATCGACTGA
- a CDS encoding pirin family protein, whose translation MAATVDIRRAADRAATKIDWLDSKHSFSFGHHYEPNNTHHGLLLVNNDDIVKPGTGFDTHPHRDMEIVTWVLQGSLVHQDSTGNSGVIYPGLAQRMSAGRGILHSEKNDSWRLTGNESHSEPVHFVQMWVVPDESGIDPGYQQLEIDDELLRGGLVTIASGMPEHKDQTAIAIRNRYAALHGARLQTGEAVELPEAPYLHLFVPRGEVTLEGAGELHEGDAVRFTAAGGQRVTATRPSEILVWEMHAGLAG comes from the coding sequence ATGGCCGCAACCGTCGACATCAGACGTGCCGCCGACCGCGCTGCGACGAAGATCGACTGGCTCGATTCCAAGCACTCGTTCTCGTTCGGCCACCACTACGAACCAAACAACACCCACCACGGCCTGCTGCTGGTGAACAACGACGACATCGTCAAACCCGGCACCGGCTTTGACACCCACCCGCATCGCGATATGGAGATCGTCACGTGGGTGCTGCAGGGATCGCTGGTCCACCAGGACTCCACCGGGAATTCCGGCGTGATCTACCCGGGGCTGGCGCAACGCATGTCGGCAGGCCGGGGCATCCTGCACTCGGAGAAGAACGACTCGTGGCGGCTTACCGGTAACGAAAGCCACAGTGAGCCAGTACATTTCGTCCAAATGTGGGTTGTTCCCGACGAATCCGGTATCGACCCGGGATACCAGCAGCTGGAGATCGACGACGAGCTGTTGCGCGGTGGACTGGTGACGATCGCGTCCGGCATGCCGGAGCACAAGGACCAGACCGCGATCGCAATCCGCAACCGGTACGCGGCGCTGCACGGTGCCCGCCTGCAGACAGGCGAAGCCGTTGAGTTGCCCGAGGCGCCCTATCTGCACCTGTTCGTTCCGCGCGGCGAGGTGACGCTCGAGGGCGCGGGCGAGCTGCACGAGGGTGACGCGGTGCGGTTCACCGCCGCAGGCGGTCAGCGGGTCACCGCCACCCGGCCTTCGGAGATCCTCGTGTGGGAGATGCATGCCGGGTTGGCGGGCTAG